The following proteins are co-located in the Pochonia chlamydosporia 170 chromosome 6, whole genome shotgun sequence genome:
- a CDS encoding NTPase (similar to Metarhizium acridum CQMa 102 XP_007815322.1) — MAAAAVSAKVVVVASKNPVKIGAARDGFARMFPTLTFDVRATSVPSGVPDQPFTDEETLQGALNRARNARDVEPNADYWIGLEGGVDGGEADDGPIQSFAWIVVVGKGKDGDGNGERVGKARTSTYYLPEETAKLLRDGMELGHADDLVHGRTNSKHKSGSVGILTDDVVNRQSYYSEAVVLALIPFKNVRLTF; from the coding sequence atggcggcagcggcagtCTCGGCAAAGGTGGTGGTAGTCGCCTCCAAGAACCCCGTCAAAATCGGGGCGGCGCGTGATGGTTTTGCACGAATGTTTCCCACACTGACGTTTGATGTGCGAGCCACCAGCGTCCCATCTGGGGTGCCCGACCAACCATTCACAGACGAAGAAACGCTCCAAGGCGCCCTGAACCGGGCTCGGAATGCTCGCGATGTCGAGCCCAACGCCGACTACTGGATTGGGCTTGAGGGAGGAGTTGACGGTGGCGAAGCGGACGACGGGCCGATCCAGTCGTTTGCGTGGATCGTGGTGGTTGGCAAGGGAAAGGACGGGGATGGCAATGGTGAGCGTGTGGGTAAAGCGCGAACATCGACGTATTATCTACCCGAGGAAACGGCCAAGCTATTGCGTGACGGCATGGAGCTGGGCCACGCTGATGATTTGGTGCATGGGCGAACAAATTCGAAACATAAGAGCGGCTCCGTGGGCATCTTGACGGATGACGTGGTCAACCGACAGAGTTATTACTCGGAAGCCGTAGTGTTGGCGCTGATACCGTTCAAAAACGTCCGATTGACGTTTTGA
- a CDS encoding glycosyltransferase family 50 (similar to Nectria haematococca mpVI 77-13-4 XP_003054606.1), giving the protein MILLRPTPLFLIALLLRITLLLYGTFQDTHSAIKYTDIDYLVFTDASRYVSHSQSPYARDTYRYTPLLAWLLLPTTSFFSFGKIVFALADLLAGWLIVRILRRRGMSAEKAGAFAALWLWNPMVATISTRGSSEGLLGVLTMGLLWAVETRRVNVAAVVLGLGVHFKIYPCVWAPAIIWWMDDEHMGRPRSPNQDPFTRIIAFFSKERIQLAVVSLSTFMGLNLLMYTIYGHPFLVHTFFHHLTRIDHRHNFSPYNILLYLTSSDGASSLHAESLAFLPQLSLSCVFIPFVLAKKDLATTMMAQTFAFVTFNKVCTSQYFLWYMIFLPLYLPTSRLLQKPSLGVTALILWVASQGAWLQQGYQLEFLGRSTFFPGLWLASIGFFLVNCWILGIIISDGVGVNAPKAHIE; this is encoded by the exons ATGATATTACTGCGCCCAACGCCACTCTTTCTCatcgccctcctcctccgcatcaCGCTCCTCCTCTACGGCACCTTCCAAGACACCCACTCCGCCATCAAATACACCGACATAGACTACCTCGTCTTCACCGACGCATCCCGCTACGTCTCGCACTCACAGTCCCCCTACGCGCGCGACACATACCGCTACACCCCTCTCCTCGCgtggctcctcctccccacgacatccttcttctcgttcGGCAAAATCGTCTTTGCGCTCGCCGACCTGCTGGCGGGATGGCTCATCGTGCGCATCCTCCGCCGGAGGGGCATGTCCGCAGAAAAGGCGGGCGCGTTCGCCGCTCTCTGGCTGTGGAATCCGATGGTCGCGACGATTAGCACCAGAGGCAGCTCGGAGGGTCTGCTGGGCGTCTTGACGATGGGGTTGCTGTGGGCCGTGGAGACGAGAAGAGTCAATGTTGCGGCTGTGGTGCTTGGTTTGGGTGTTCATTTCAAGATATATCCATGTGTGTGGGCGCCCGCTATTATATGGTGGATGGACGACGAGCACATGGGCAGACCGAGAAGTCCAAACCAAGATCCGTTTACTCgtattatagctttcttctccaaagagAGGATACAGCTTGCGGTCGTAAGCTTATCAACCTTCATGGgcctcaacctcctcatGTACACAAT CTACGGCCACCCGTTCCTGGTACACAccttcttccaccacctcacccGCATCGACCACCGGCACAACTTCTCGCCCTACAATATCCTCCTGTACCTCACCTCCTCTGACGGCGCATCCTCGCTGCACGCCGAATCACTCGCCTTTCTGCCGCAGCTGTCGCTGTCGTGTGTCTTCATCCCGTTCGtgttggcgaagaaggaCCTCGCTacgacgatgatggcgcAGACGTTTGCATTTGTGACGTTTAACAAAGTTTGTACTTCGCAG TATTTCCTGTGGTACATGATCTTTTTGCCTTTATATCTGCCCACGTCGAGGCTGCTGCAGAAACCGAGCCTAGGCGTAACAGCGTTGATACTGTGGGTGGCTTCGCAGGGAGCGTGGCTGCAACAGGGATACCAGCTTGAGTTTTTGGGTCGTAGCACCTTCTTCCCTGGCCTGTGGCTCGCGTCCATaggcttcttcttggtgaatTGTTGGATTTTGGGCATCATTATCAGCGATGGGGTGGGTGTGAATGCACCGAAAGCACATATTGAATAG
- a CDS encoding translin-associated protein X (similar to Metarhizium acridum CQMa 102 XP_007815518.1), which produces MTGIKRDRDGNARKPGDARGRFHDMFESFRDELDEHYDRKERIVKASRDVTAQSKKIIFALQRVKHINQDLPASTEKDIASRMSDISKLLRSIAPDLQSLNRHRYAWQLRCLEELVEALSFAHYLRHQTLITVEEAQESTPVSLTHGDYMYGVFDLFGEMMRFATVTSAQNGEMLGGKDERNILGDIQELGCAFEMLEEVPGKEYRSKMDAMRQSVRKVERLGYGLVVRGSERPRGWVPEDDGVEA; this is translated from the exons ATGACAGGAATCAAACGAGATCGAGACGGCAATGCGCGCAAACCAGGAGATGCACGCGGCAGATTCCACGACATGTTTGAATCCTTTCGCGACGAGCTAGACGAGCACTACGACAGAAAAGAGCGAATCGTCAAAGCATCAAGAGACGTGACTGCGCAAAGCAAAAAGAT CATATTCGCCCTCCAACG CGTCAAACACATCAACCAGGACCTTCCGGCCTCCACAGAAAAAGACATCGCGTCACGCATGTCCGACATCAGCAAACTCCTGCGCTCCATCGCCCCGGACCTCCAGTCCCTGAACCGCCACAGATACGCCTGGCAGCTGCGTTGTCTAGAAGAACTCGTGGAGGCACTCTCCTTTGCGCACTACCTCCGCCACCAGACGCTGATTACGGTGGAGGAAGCGCAGGAATCTACGCCGGTGTCGCTCACGCACGGGGACTACATGTACGGTGTGTTTGATCTTTTTGGCGAGATGATGCGCTTTGCGACGGTGACGTCTGCGCAGAATGGGGAGATGTTGGGTGGGAAGGACGAGAGGAATATACTGGGCGATATTCAGGAGCTGGGGTGTGCGTTTGAGATGCTGGAGGAGGTGCCGGGGAAGGAGTATAGGAGCAAGATGGACGCGATGAGGCAGAGTGTGAGGAAGGTGGAGAGGTTGGGGTATGGGCTTGTGGTGAGGGGGAGTGAGAGGCCGAGGGGGTGGGTTCCtgaggatgatggcgttgaggcgTGA
- a CDS encoding ZIP zinc transporter domain-containing protein: protein MYFEYVDYMTDERGTFFEQVRQGEYLADCILGREPRADEPPTEVAQEPTKGKLVGLNLGVLELPETVNAGPAGMDSEVWPPVRGRTNQGPEEQGCVDLRLLSLSYVNQPMNQGQRHHHQQQQQQQRQQQRQRQQQQQHHHQHHQHHQHHQHHHHHHHHHQQQHQQQQAEQQLLDQAAENHRLMNKELIEQGYTNQPLMTQQLQQQGIVGQGPIDESMQQRFMTQRAMYQQLLNQELLNEGHINPDHLMRGVTNGFRG from the coding sequence ATGTATTTCGAGTACGTAGATTACATGACTGACGAGCGAGGCACCTTTTTTGAGCAGGTCAGGCAAGGGGAGTATCTTGCTGACTGCATCCTGGGACGAGAGCCAAGGGCAGACGAACCACCAACAGAGGTGGCTCAAGAGCCAACCAAGGGGAAGTTGGTTGGTTTGAACCTTGGGGTGCTGGAGCTCCCTGAGACTGTGAACGCTGGCCCTGCCGGCATGGACAGCGAGGTCTGGCCTCCTGTCCGTGGCCGCACTAACCAGGGCCCTGAAGAGCAAGGCTGTGTTGACCTGAGGCTTCTTAGCCTCAGCTATGTTAACCAGCCCATGAACCAAGGGCAgcggcaccaccaccagcaacagcagcagcagcagcggcagcaacagcgacagcgacagcaacagcaacagcaccaccaccagcaccaccagcaccaccagcaccaccagcaccaccatcaccaccatcatcaccatcaacagcagcatcagcagcagcaggcagagcaacagcttctggaCCAAGCGGCTGAGAACCACAGGCTCATGAACAAGGAGCTCATAGAACAAGGGTACACCAACCAGCCTCTCATGACccaacagctgcagcagcaaggGATCGTCGGCCAAGGCCCAATCGATGAGTCTATGCAGCAACGCTTCATGACTCAGAGGGCCATGTATCAGCAGCTTCTGAACCAAGAGCTGCTGAACGAGGGGCATATCAACCCGGATCATTTGATGAGGGGTGTGACGAATGGGTTCCGGGGATAG
- a CDS encoding metal binding domain of Ada family protein (similar to Metarhizium acridum CQMa 102 XP_007815516.1): MHPTPKLTLFDDDDSRWQAVQTRDAVADGFFVYAVKTTKVYCRPICKARLARRSNVTFYSTGAEAQNAGFRACKRCKPEMEGFMPEERAVQQIRKFVLEEAVTGEGKRLSLSQMAKKSGLSKWHFHRVFKRTVGVTPFEYLKNERVAWGDAAGVGGLWDGQLDGAFGLGFWNMGLETDGSTESVSVSSGLVSVGASGGSGSPLVDLGLEMDDLLVWPDEMG; this comes from the coding sequence ATGCATCCAACGCCCAAACTAACACTcttcgacgacgacgactcCCGCTGGCAAGCTGTACAGACCCGTGACGCCGTAGCAGACGGCTTCTTCGTATACGCCGTGAAAACCACCAAAGTGTACTGCCGCCCCATCTGCAAGGCCCGATTGGCCCGTCGCTCAAACGTTACCTTTTACTCTACTGGAGCTGAAGCACAGAACGCCGGATTCAGAGCATGTAAGAGATGCAAGCCCGAGATGGAGGGATTCATGCCTGAGGAGCGGGCGGTGCAGCAGATTCGCAAGTTTGTCCTGGAGGAGGCTGTGACGGGTGAGGGGAAGAGACTGAGCTTGAGCCagatggcgaagaagtcTGGGCTGTCGAAGTGGCATTTCCACAGGGTGTTTAAGCGGACGGTTGGCGTCACGCCGTTTGAGTATCTGAAGAACGAGAGGGTGGCGTGGGGAGACGCGGCGGGAGTTGGGGGGTTGTGGGATGGGCAGTTGGATGGAGCTTTTGGGCTGGGATTTTGGAATATGGGTTTGGAGACGGATGGCTCGACGGAGAGTGTGAGCGTGAGTTCGGGGTTGGTGTCGGTTGGAGCGAGTGGTGGGAGTGGGAGCCCGTTGGTGGATttggggttggagatggacgaTTTGCTGGTTTGGCCGGATGAGATGGGTTGA
- a CDS encoding protein CCC1 (similar to Cordyceps militaris CM01 XP_006672846.1): protein MSPTESSPLIEPPTENPFPAYDSKSIEPPLSHTRYDYGPILRDIIIGFSDGLTVPFALTAGLSSLGSTKLVIIGGLAELFSGMISMGLGAYLAAATERDTYTSQEEKAHKPSCLAEQRSEIYNILEKYHVSRAAATPLVDELCANQSQWVRFKMDFGLKMEAPDVHRAWISGLTMGVSYFVGGLIPMVPYFVMASVREALMVSVAVTVVVLLVFGYGKNWVAMGEHRAGVWGAVQTLVIGVLAAGTSYLIVKGLDGGVDV from the coding sequence ATGTCGCCAACAGAATCATCCCCCCTCATAGAACCTCCCACAGAAAACCCCTTCCCAGCCTACGACTCCAAATCCATAGAACCCCCTCTGTCCCACACCCGCTACGACTATGGCCCCATCCTGcgcgacatcatcatcggctTCTCAGACGGTCTCACCGTCCCCTTCGCCCTCACAGCCGGCCTCTCCAGCCTCGGCAGCACCAAACTCGTCATCATAGGCGGCCTCGCCGAACTCTTCTCCGGCATGATATCCATGGGCCTGGGCGCGTacctcgccgccgccaccgagCGCGACACCTACACATCCCAAGAGGAAAAAGCCCACAAACCAAGCTGTCTAGCGGAACAGCGCTCCGAAATCTACAACATCCTCGAAAAGTACCACGTGTCACGGGCGGCAGCCACCCCCTTGGTAGATGAGCTGTGCGCAAACCAATCCCAGTGGGTGCGCTTCAAGATGGATTTCGGGCTGAAGATGGAGGCCCCGGATGTGCATCGGGCGTGGATTTCGGGGCTAACCATGGGAGTGAGCTACTTTGTCGGCGGGCTGATTCCCATGGTGCCGTATTTTGTGATGGCGAGTGTGAGGGAGGCGCTGATGGTGAGTGTTGCGGTgacggtggtggttttgctgGTGTTTGGGTATGGCAAGAATTGGGTGGCGATGGGGGAGCATAGGGCGGGTGTTTGGGGCGCGGTGCAGACGCTTGTTATTGGGGTTTTGGCGGCGGGGACGAGTTATTTGATTGTGAAGGGGTTGGAtgggggtgttgatgtgtga
- a CDS encoding peptidase u61 ld-carboxypeptidase a protein (similar to Eutypa lata UCREL1 XP_007795614.1): protein MQDSSRPGSIPPALKPGGTIAFISPSARLNTRLPAAISRARSVLLARGYKTRVFFKEDSDLSSSVTNRLAEIRDAFFDAEVSAVICTIGGGTFTELLPSLCSDKELCAHIRKHPKIVVGSSDMTGLHWFLNAHAKLQTFYGPSAIPELGANGDIAKKTSPLAFCVQYLLEAIATPKPLGDMPRSLFYAPEAPAYFADPNSVKEQAVVSTPGWRWLRNGKAQGRLFGGCLTVVVRLNGMSDIRPDWEDRIIFLETSMGEESRDLDVVRTAFADLIAQGVFEKPAGLVLGRPFGYDSDERRKEFENVFWEGLCLIPSQDFPVLCNVDFGHTTPMVTLPYYAMAELDSENNRFAILEAGVA from the coding sequence ATGCAAGATTCTTCGAGGCCAGGATCAATTCCTCCAGCTCTGAAGCCCGGGGGAACCATCGCATTCATCTCGCCGTCCGCCCGCCTCAATACGAGGCTACCTGCTGCCATATCTCGCGCGAGATCGGTTCTACTCGCACGAGGGTATAAAACCCGTGTCTTTTTCAAGGAGGATTCGGACCTGAGCTCCTCCGTAACCAATAGGCTCGCAGAGATTCGTGACGCCTTTTTTGACGCTGAGGTTTCCGCCGTTATTTGCACTATAGGCGGGGGAACTTTCACCGAGCTTCTACCATCCTTATGTAGCGATAAAGAACTATGTGCCCACATTCGGAAGCACCCCAAGATTGTGGTCGGGTCCTCTGATATGACTGGACTGCACTGGTTCTTGAACGCGCATGCCAAACTACAAACGTTTTATGGGCCCAGCGCCATCCCGGAGCTTGGAGCAAATGGTGACATCGCTAAGAAGACTTCCCCTCTTGCGTTTTGCGTTCAATATCTGCTCGAAGCAATTGCAACGCCGAAACCGCTCGGTGATATGCCGCGCTCGCTCTTCTATGCTCCCGAGGCTCCCGCCTATTTTGCTGATCCTAACTCCGTCAAAGAGCAAGCCGTTGTTTCAACACctggatggcgatggctaCGCAATGGAAAAGCACAGGGTCGTCTTTTCGGCGGGTGTCTGACGGTTGTAGTACGGTTGAATGGAATGAGTGACATAAGACCAGATTGGGAAGACCGCATCATATTCCTCGAGACTTCTATGGGCGAAGAAAGCAGAGACCTGGACGTTGTGCGGACCGCGTTTGCTGACTTAATTGCCCAGGGCGTCTTTGAGAAGCCTGCAGGACTGGTGCTTGGGCGTCCCTTTGGATATGACTCCGATGAACGAAGGAAGGAGTTCGAAAACGTTTTCTGGGAGGGCCTATGCCTCATTCCGAGCCAGGACTTCCCCGTTCTTTGCAACGTGGATTTTGGTCATACCACACCAATGGTAACGCTGCCATATTACGCAATGGCCGAGCTTGATTCGGAAAATAATCGGTTCGCCATTTTAGAGGCTGGAGTAGCATGA
- a CDS encoding peptidylarginine deiminase (similar to Metarhizium acridum CQMa 102 XP_007811522.1), with translation MRLDFLVAALPLTRAVARGLPVKSVKTSDPKSDGPPYALQDDGPSYNPEGDGPRRIPRDSNRDGKVDITGDTDLAGKEKWTEESGALFLANIVDTDRRCSSQITGPCADKLADIFFLGTTLPEKPVLDPRIEQMIRLHTTEWEKKLTEYTKAYGELRGVDKRISFCHDASDDILRNSNYLAPLRTVSNPELSDSATGSIIVANEAAASNVRLFHKTGGQWTFVGRNYTFKAQDLKAGLELGIDGRDVRRPGGWDGRATVEVRVKDGAREAKDSVVLRVAPVLTQHHGQPAKQLLTATGYGGGGQQRFMEELRGISSKAGLNTSLHIFETSNCNQPDEIWAQDFFEPGYMSIPGSDGPISIHIYDTVGARLP, from the exons ATGCGTCTTGATTTTCTTGTAGCCGCTTTGCCCCTGACTCGTGCAGTAGCTCGAGGTCTGCCGGTCAAGAGTGTCAAGACTTCTGATCCTAAATCGGACGGGCCACCTTACGCCCTGCAAGATGATGGGCCGTCTTATAATCCTGAGGGTGATGGCCCACGCCGGATACCCAGGG ATTCCAATCGTGATGGCAAGGTAGACATAACGGGCGACACCGACCTCGCAGGCAAAGAAAAGTGGACAGAAGAGTCCGGCGCACTCTTTCTGGCCAATATTGTCGATACAGACCGTCGATGCTCATCCCAGATTACTGGTCCATGCGCGGATAAGCTAGCCGACATTTTCTTCCTTGGAACGACATTACCAGAGAAGCCAGTCCTAGACCCAAGAATCGAACAGA TGATAAGGCTACATACTACtgagtgggagaagaagctgacgGAATATACCAAGGCCTATGGGGAGCTGCGCGGTGTAGACAAGCGAATATCTTTCTGCCATGATGCCTCTGATGATATTCTACGCAACTCAAACTATCTTGCGCCTCTTCGAACCGTGTCAAATCCCGAGCTTAGCGATTCGGCTACAGGTTCAATTATCGTGGCTAACGAGGCCGCCGCCTCGAACGTCCGCCTCTTTCATAAGACTGGCGGGCAATGGACTTTTGTCGGGCGAAACTATACGTTCAAAGCCCAGGATCTCAAGGCTGGTCTGGAACTTGGCATTGACGGGCGTGATGTTCGTCGTCCGGGAGGATGGGATGGTAGAGCGACAGTCGAGGTCAGGGTAAAGGACGGGGCGAGGGAGGCTAAAGACTCGGTAGTCCTTCGCGTTGCTCCCGTCTTGACACAACATCATGGTCAGCCCGCCAAGCAACTACTAACAGCAACCGGTTACGGAGGTGGTGGCCAGCAGCGTTTTATGGAGGAGCTCAGAGGCATTTCTAGCAAAGCGGGATTGAACACGTCCCTCCATATATTCGAGACTTCTAACTGCAATCAGCCGGATGAGATTTGGGCCCAAGATTTTTTTGAGCCCGGCTACATGAGCATCCCCGGATCTGATGGTCCTATCAGCATACACATTTATGATACGGTCGGCGCAAGACTACCGTAG
- a CDS encoding protein-arginine deiminase type-4 (similar to Metarhizium robertsii ARSEF 23 XP_007826746.2), giving the protein MVDDPRAGLEMLRKAQQAGHGQEMAVSRPKSPTDGPEWRVTNTIDDLLNITNFAGFQESCAKGTEENVNIMKRETGITDAEIIRIPSLYEDYPENSWKYANDKPVAQGKREEPIYDQARAQKPKGLNALEAGTPPRDLKHQPEDAAARSLEGRQEADRGAVTLYPGAINSVVLGNKQIVAPNPWGPIIEGQDVLATAVNAAYAKAGYTVVYVDDWFTHHATLGEVHCGSNVIRELTDVKWW; this is encoded by the exons ATGGTGGATGACCCGCGTGCGGGCCTCGAGATGCTCCGAAAGGCTCAGCAGGCCGGCCATGGCCAGGAAATGGCTGTCTCCCGTCCCAAGTCGCCGACTGATGGACCGGAATGGCGTGTGACTAATACCATAGACGACCTGCTaaacatcaccaacttcGCCGGCTTCCAAGAATCCTGCGCAAAAGGTACTGAGGAAAATGTCAACATTATGAAACGAGAAACAGGTATTACCGATGCAGAAATTATTCGCATTCCTTCTCTTTATGAAGATTACCCTGAAAATTCTTGGAAATATGCGAACGATAAGCCTGTCGCCCAGGGAAAGCGCGAAGAGCCC ATCTACGATCAGGCCCGCGCCCAGAAACCCAAGGGGCTCAATGCTCTCGAAGCCGGCACACCTCCCCGGGACTTGAAGCACCAGCcagaagatgcagcagcaaggaGTTTGGAGGGCCGCCAGGAAGCAGACAGAGGTGCTGTCACCCTCTACCCTGGCGCTATCAACAGCGTTGTTCTGGGCAACAAGCAGATCGTTGCCCCTAACCCATGGGGACCGATAATCGAGGGTCAAGATGTGCTTGCCACCGCGGTAAATGCGGCCTACGCCAAGGCTGGTTATACCGTTGTCTATGTGGATGACTGGTTTACGCACCATGCAACGCTCGGCGAAGTCCATTGCGGGTCGAATGTCATTCGTGAACTTACGGATGTCAAGTGGTGGTAA
- a CDS encoding sorbitol dehydrogenase (similar to Verticillium alfalfae VaMs.102 XP_002999855.1) has translation MPEENGHMIQPFRNLCFILKQPQDTEFSERQIPKISTPHDVLIAVNYTGICGSDVHYWEHGAIGHFAVKDPMVLGHESAGTVVRVGSAVKSLAAGDKVAIEPGYPCRRCGDCLAGRYNLCPDIIFAATPPNDGTLAGFWVAPDDFCYKLPDHVSLQQGALIEPLAVAVHIVKQANISPGASVVVMGAGPVGLLCAAVARCFGAFTVVSVDITPSKLDLAKAMGATHTYLSSGISAEENAKALREQCNLENGADVVVEASGAESSIQASLHVVKVGGTFIQGGMGRADITFPIMSMCQKEISARGSFRYGPGDFELAVGLVSNGSVDVQKLVTGVVSFKRAEEAFKMAKSGEAVKILIAGPNEAMHV, from the exons ATGCCCGAGGAGAATGGTCACATGATACAGCCGTTCAGA AACCTCTGCTTTATCCTAAAGCAACCCCAGGACACCGAATTCTCCGAACGGCAGATACCCAAAATTTCCACGCCACACGACGTCCTCATAGCCGTCAACTATACCGGCATCTGCGGATCCGATGTGCACTACTGGGAGCATGGTGCAATAGGCCATTTTGCCGTTAAGGACCCAATGGTCCTGGGTCACGAGTCTGCAGGCACAGTTGTTCGCGTTGGAAGTGCCGTGAAGTCGCTTGCGGCCGGAGACAAGGTCGCGATTGAGCCAGGCTATCCTTGCCGGCGCTGTGGTGATTGTCTAGCCGGCCGGTATAATCTCTGTCCGGACATCATCTTTGCGGCAACGCCGCCCAACGACGGTACGCTTGCTGGGTTCTGGGTTGCCCCGGACGATTTCTGCTACAAGCTGCCCGACCATGTCTCGCTTCAGCAGGGTGCTTTAATTGAGCCCCTCGCGGTTGCTGTGCACATTGTAAAGCAAGCCAATATCTCACCGGGTGCTAGTGTTGTAGTCATGGGTGCTGGTCCAGTTGGCCTCCTTTGCGCCGCAGTTGCAAGGTGCTTTGGCGCTTTCACGGTTGTCAGCGTTGATATTACTCCATCGAAGCTTGACCTTGCCAAGGCGATGGGAGCTACGCACACGTACCTCTCTAGTGGAATATCAGCCGAAGAGAATGCAAAGGCGCTGCGAGAGCAGTGCAACCTCGAGAATGGCGCCgatgtggttgttgaagcaaGTGGTGCGGAAAGTTCAATACAAGCTAGCTTACACGTTGTTAAAGTGGGCGGAACCTTTATACAGGGCGGTATGGGCAGAGCAGACATCACATTTCCGATTATGAGCATGTGTCAGAAAGAGATCTCAGCACGAGGAAGTTTTCGTTACGGGCCTGGAGACTTTGAGCTAGCTGTTGGGCTGGTGTCGAATGGTAGTGTAGATGTACAGAAGCTGGTCACGGGCGTGGTATCTTTCAAACGAGCTGAGGAGGccttcaaaatggcaaagtcGGGCGAGGCTGTCAAGATATTGATTGCAGGTCCCAATGAAGCAATGCATGTGTAG